One region of Dysidea avara chromosome 1, odDysAvar1.4, whole genome shotgun sequence genomic DNA includes:
- the LOC136266315 gene encoding uncharacterized protein, which translates to METHYLLVLLLLLITLHNSEQQGLIIHPPQDVTICARDDVNITCGHNYTASLTPLWRINGQAISGSKIGTNNTFEMTVVADNIDTVLTVYSANEIVNQTRFQCEFTFLPPGQSSVGILTVMGPPTLPVIKVLERRLTSLVISWDTLSHTSCGDVTYNVTLSDGTAELVEERTTTSNTISFTDLDNDTQYEVTVLAINNAGPATVVTTNVTTLTPSVPSPPSDLAVSLKFVDYRPIVTISWNVSSLSHNMTEVEALNVSLTGEDDITTTFEVSPNTTTFQMSHNMTSDDNVSRHLDVGTDYIISVCSVNSVGCSETVSTSLAVR; encoded by the exons ATGGAGACACATTATCTACTtgttttgttgttattgttgatcACACTACACAACTCTGAACAACAAG GTCTTATTATCCACCCACCTCAAGATGTTACAATATGTGCTAGAGATGATGTTAATATCACTTGTGGACATAACTATACTGCATCGTTGACTCCTCTGTGGAGAATAAATGGACAAGCAATTTCTGGTAGTAAAATTGGGACTAACAACACATTTGAGATGACAGTGGTAGCTGATAATATTGACACAGTATTGACAGTGTATTCTGCAAATGAAATAGTGAATCAAACTAGATTTCAGTGTGAATTTACATTCCTACCTCCTGGACAGAGTTCAGTTGGCATTCTAACAGTCATGG GTCCCCCAACCCTACCAGTTATCAAGGTATTAGAAAGGAGACTGACCTCACTGGTAATATCATGGGACACACTCAGCCATACCTCATGTGGTGATGTGACATACAATGTGACCTTATCTGATGGGACAGCAGAACTGGTGGAGGAGAGAACCACTACTAGTAATACTATCAGTTTCACTGATCTTGATAATGATACTCAATATGAAGTGACAGTGTTGGCTATTAACAATGCTGGACCAGCAACTGTTGTTACTACTAATGTAACCACCTTAACTCCTTCAG TACCTTCTCCTCCGAGTGATTTGGCAGTAAGCTTGAAGTTTGTTGATTACAGGCCTATTGTTACCATATCTTGGAAt GTATCATCATTGTCACATAACATGACTGAGGTGGAGGCCTTAAATGTCTCTTTGACTGGTGAAGATGATATAACAACAACCTTTGAAGTATCACCTAATACAACTACCTTCCAAATGTCACATAATATGACATCAGATGATAATGTTTCCAGACATCTTGATGTTGGAACAGATTACATCATTTCTGTTTGTAGTGTGAACAGTGTGGGATGTAGTGAGACAGTTAGTACTTCATtag CTGTACGATAG
- the LOC136266338 gene encoding E3 ubiquitin-protein ligase TRIM71-like isoform X1, which yields MASVLLPSVSSVAKCQVLMEHFDNPDQLQDAINCSEECAALLKYPSTTPVYKYCADHPRRKLDVFCRQCGTELCRDCVSHGHSTHQRTSITSVTDEETRRLGEAVGHMTGLLEETKRAVSVVKEMKQRVRSRKEHNMERTREVFNALRKVIDEREEQVITDITKEADKRENTLKLQLERLLLLWTQLQNCLELVKKTRENKVTTTELVRRRKILERRQDHLMLMKKRSRLEPVMKEQREVEYEEVERLCEEVTKLGGFPLDPSKCEVTFPTAMTIMNKETSLMVTLRDVNGDIVDDKSSEVKVSVTTKTGEAIIVKDISGENYAVSFTPRTLGDHMISVLVDGQHIPGSLHKISVVLRDYSKMREGHCQVMTHYGGNKFGKLSDVAIGVNNEVIIIDDTNKCVIVLDCNFALLAVIGRGSGDNRLVDPDGVAVSKDDIIAVSDFSSNQVKKYSLRGELLSIIGNNRGNNNGQFNDPRGLVFSSNKMLYVVDGWNHRVQVFQQDDKFAFTFGSKGSNPGQFQNPIRIAIDTDNRVLVSDLDGNHISLFSHTGSFISRITCDSPWAITVSPDGHIIAGRAGDNNKIRVWSPTHQLIERFGKKGSQQGEFYGINGIAMDYSTGSIYVVEYNNKRLQVIG from the exons ATGGCTTCTGTTCTCCTTCCTTCCGTGTCTTCTGTGGCGAAGTGTCAAGTGTTGATGGAACATTTTGATAATCCAGACCAACTTCAAGATGCTATTAACTGTAGCGAAGAATGCGCCGCTTTGTTGAAGTATCCCTCCACCACGCCCGTTTATAAATATTGTGCTGATCATCCACGAAGAAAACTTGACGTGTTCTGCAGACAATGTGGAACTGAGTTATGTAGAGATTGTGTCTCCCATGGACACTCAACACACCAGCGTACTAGCATTACAAGTGTGACTGATGAAGAAACCAGGAGACTGGGAGAAGCTGTGGGTCACATGACGGGCTTACTGGAAGAGACGAAACGAGCAGTGTCCGTTGTGAAGGAAATGAAACAACGTGTTAGGAGCAGAAAGGAGCACAACATGGAGAGGACAAGGGAGGTGTTTAATGCTCTTAGAAAAGTCATCGATGAACGAGAAGAACAAGTCATAACAGATATTACCAAAGAAGCAGACAAGAGGGAGAACACACTAAAG CTGCAGCTGGAGAGATTGTTACTACTATGGACACAACTACAGAATTGTCTAGAACTGGTGAAGAAGACAAGAGAGAACAAAGTGACTACCACTGAACTGGTTAGGAGGAGGAAGATACTGGAGCGACGACAAGATCACCTGATGTTAATGAAGAAGAGATCAAGACTGGAACCAGTAATGAAGGAACAAAGAGAAGTTGAGTATGAAGAAGTGGAACGTCTTTGTGAGGAGGTGACCAAGTTGGGCGGATTTCCACTAGACCCCAGCAAGTGTGAAGTGACCTTCCCTACAGCAATGACAATAATGAACAAAGAGACGTCACTAATGGTAACACTTAGAGATGTCAATGGTGACATTGTTGATGACAAAAGTAGTGAAGTAAAAGTGTCCGTGACCACCAAAACTGGAGAAGCCATAATAGTGAAGGATATTAGTGGTGAAAACTACGCAGTATCCTTCACGCCCAGGACACTTGGAGATCACATGATATCAGTTTTAGTTGATGGACAACACATCCCAGGCAGTCTTCACAA GATATCAGTTGTACTGAGAGACTACAGCAAGATGAGAGAAGGACACTGCCAAGTGATGACTCATTATGGAGGGAACAAGTTTGGTAAACTCAGTGATGTTGCTATAGGAGTTAATAATGAAGTCATCATTATTGATGATACTAACAAGTGTGTAATTGTGCTGGACTGTAACTTTGCCTTATTAGCAGTGATTGGACGAGGAAGTGGTGACAACAGATTGGTTGATCCTGATGGTGTAGCAGTCAGTAAGGATGACATCATAGCTGTTAGCGACTTTAGTAGTAATCAAGTGAAGAAGTATTCCCTACGAGGAGAACTCTTATCAATAATTGGTAACAATAGAGGGAACAACAATGGCCAGTTTAATGATCCTAGGGGACTAGTCTTCAGTAGTAATAAAATGTTGTATGTTGTAGATGGGTGGAATCACAGGGTCCAGGTATTCCAACAAGATGATAAATTTGCATTTACATTTGGCAGTAAAGGATCCAACCCTGGACAATTTCAGAATCCTATTAGAATAGCAATTGATACTGACAATAGAGTGTTAGTTAGTGACCTTGATGGTAATCATATTAGTCTCTTCAGTCATACTGGCAGTTTTATTAGTAGGATAACATGTGACAGTCCATGGGCCATTACTGTTAGCCCTGATGGTCACATCATAGCTGGTCGTGCTGgtgataacaataaaattagaGTATGGAGCCCCACCCATCAGTTAATAGAAAGGTTTGGAAAGAAGGGATCTCAACAAGGAGAATTTTATGGTATTAATGGTATAGCAATGGACTATTCTACTGGGAGTATTTATGTTGTGGAGTACAACAACAAGAGACTACAAGTTATCGGTTAA
- the LOC136266338 gene encoding tripartite motif-containing protein 2-like isoform X2, which translates to MASVLLPSVSSVAKCQVLMEHFDNPDQLQDAINCSEECAALLKYPSTTPVYKYCADHPRRKLDVFCRQCGTELCRDCVSHGHSTHQRTSITSVTDEETRRLGEAVGHMTGLLEETKRAVSVVKEMKQRVRSRKEHNMERTREVFNALRKVIDEREEQVITDITKEADKRENTLKLQLERLLLLWTQLQNCLELVKKTRENKVTTTELVRRRKILERRQDHLMLMKKRSRLEPVMKEQREVEYEEVERLCEEVTKLGGFPLDPSKCEVTFPTAMTIMNKETSLMVTLRDVNGDIVDDKSSEVKVSVTTKTGEAIIVKDISGENYAVSFTPRTLGDHMISVLVDGQHIPGSLHKISVVLRDYSKMREGHCQVMTHYGGNKFGKLSDVAIGVNNEVIIIDDTNKCVIVLDCNFALLAVIGRGSGDNRLVDPDGVAVKRLIAIYWCVRDDGVVVLCCYYVAMTTTQPLLPESDQWRK; encoded by the exons ATGGCTTCTGTTCTCCTTCCTTCCGTGTCTTCTGTGGCGAAGTGTCAAGTGTTGATGGAACATTTTGATAATCCAGACCAACTTCAAGATGCTATTAACTGTAGCGAAGAATGCGCCGCTTTGTTGAAGTATCCCTCCACCACGCCCGTTTATAAATATTGTGCTGATCATCCACGAAGAAAACTTGACGTGTTCTGCAGACAATGTGGAACTGAGTTATGTAGAGATTGTGTCTCCCATGGACACTCAACACACCAGCGTACTAGCATTACAAGTGTGACTGATGAAGAAACCAGGAGACTGGGAGAAGCTGTGGGTCACATGACGGGCTTACTGGAAGAGACGAAACGAGCAGTGTCCGTTGTGAAGGAAATGAAACAACGTGTTAGGAGCAGAAAGGAGCACAACATGGAGAGGACAAGGGAGGTGTTTAATGCTCTTAGAAAAGTCATCGATGAACGAGAAGAACAAGTCATAACAGATATTACCAAAGAAGCAGACAAGAGGGAGAACACACTAAAG CTGCAGCTGGAGAGATTGTTACTACTATGGACACAACTACAGAATTGTCTAGAACTGGTGAAGAAGACAAGAGAGAACAAAGTGACTACCACTGAACTGGTTAGGAGGAGGAAGATACTGGAGCGACGACAAGATCACCTGATGTTAATGAAGAAGAGATCAAGACTGGAACCAGTAATGAAGGAACAAAGAGAAGTTGAGTATGAAGAAGTGGAACGTCTTTGTGAGGAGGTGACCAAGTTGGGCGGATTTCCACTAGACCCCAGCAAGTGTGAAGTGACCTTCCCTACAGCAATGACAATAATGAACAAAGAGACGTCACTAATGGTAACACTTAGAGATGTCAATGGTGACATTGTTGATGACAAAAGTAGTGAAGTAAAAGTGTCCGTGACCACCAAAACTGGAGAAGCCATAATAGTGAAGGATATTAGTGGTGAAAACTACGCAGTATCCTTCACGCCCAGGACACTTGGAGATCACATGATATCAGTTTTAGTTGATGGACAACACATCCCAGGCAGTCTTCACAA GATATCAGTTGTACTGAGAGACTACAGCAAGATGAGAGAAGGACACTGCCAAGTGATGACTCATTATGGAGGGAACAAGTTTGGTAAACTCAGTGATGTTGCTATAGGAGTTAATAATGAAGTCATCATTATTGATGATACTAACAAGTGTGTAATTGTGCTGGACTGTAACTTTGCCTTATTAGCAGTGATTGGACGAGGAAGTGGTGACAACAGATTGGTTGATCCTGATGGTGTAGCAGTCA AGAGATTGATTGCTATATATTGGTGTGTGAGGGATGATGGTGTGGTTGTTTTGTGTTGTTACTATGTAGCCATGACAACCACACAACCACTGTTACCAGAAAGTGACCA GTGGAGAAAGTAG
- the LOC136242038 gene encoding E3 ubiquitin-protein ligase TRIM71-like, with protein MGLLEETKRAVSAVKEMRQHVRGRKEHNMERTREVFNALRKVIDEQEKVITDITKGADKRENTLKLQLERLLLLWTQLQNCLELLKKTRENKVTTTELVRRRKILERQQDHLMIMKRRSRLEPVMKEQREVEYEEVERLCEEVTKLGGFPLNPSKCEVTFPAAMTVMNKETSLTVTLRDANGDIVDDKSSEVEVSMTTKTGEAIVVGPVKDVSGGNYTASFTPRTFGDHMISIVVDGQHIPGSPHKISAVLRDYSKMREGHCQAMTHYGGSKFGGLTDVAIGVNNEVIIVDDTSKCVIVLDCNFALLAVIGQGSGDNRLVDPYGVAVSKDDIIAVSDFSSNQVKKYSLRGELLSIIGNNRGNNNGQFNDPRGLVFSSNKMLYVVDGWNHRVQVFQQDDKFAFTFGSKGSNPGQFQFPVRIAIDTDNRVLVSDLSGNHISLFSHTGSFISRITCDRPYAITVSPDGHIIAGCSGDRNKIRVWSPTHQLIEQFGKMGSQQGEFKDINGIAINYSTGSVYVVEYSNKRLQVIS; from the exons atgggTTTACTGGAAGAGACGAAACGAGCAGTATCTGCTGTGAAGGAAATGAGACAACATGTTAGGGGCAGAAAGGAGCACAACATGGAGAGGACAAGAGAGGTGTTTAATGCTCTTAGAAAAGTCATTGATGAACAAGAAAAAGTCATAACAGATATTACCAAAGGAGCAGACAAGAGGGAGAACACACTAAAG CTACAGCTGGAGAGGTTGTTGTTGCTATGGACACAACTGCAGAATTGTCTGGAGCTATTGAAGAAGACAAGAGAGAACAAAGTGACTACCACTGAACTGGTTAGGAGGAGGAAGATACTGGAGCGACAACAAGATCACCTGATGATAATGAAGAGGAGATCAAGACTGGAACCAGTAATGAAGGAACAAAGAGAAGTTGAGTATGAAGAAGTGGAACGTCTTTGTGAGGAGGTGACCAAGTTGGGAGGATTTCCGCTAAACCCCAGCAAGTGTGAAGTGACCTTCCCTGCAGCAATGACAGTAATGAACAAAGAGACGTCACTAACGGTAACACTTAGAGATGCCAATGGTGACATTGTTGATGACAAGAGTAGTGAAGTAGAAGTGTCCATGACCACCAAAACTGGAGAAGCCATAGTAGTGGGACCAGTCAAGGATGTTAGTGGTGGAAACTATACAGCATCCTTCACTCCCAGAACTTTTGGGGATCACATGATATCAATTGTAGTTGATGGACAACACATCCCAGGCAGTCCTCACAA GATATCAGCTGTACTGAGAGACTACAGCAAGATGAGAGAAGGACACTGCCAAGCGATGACTCATTATGGAGGGAGCAAGTTTGGTGGACTCACTGATGTTGCTATAGGAGTTAATAATGAAGTCATCATTGTTGATGATACTAGCAAGTGTGTAATTGTGCTGGACTGTAACTTTGCCTTATTAGCAGTGATTGGACAAGGAAGTGGTGACAACAGATTGGTTGATCCTTATGGTGTAGCAGTCAGTAAGGATGACATCATAGCTGTTAGCGACTTTAGTAGTAATCAAGTGAAGAAGTATTCCCTACGAGGAGAACTCTTATCAATAATTGGTAACAATAGAGGGAACAACAATGGTCAGTTTAATGATCCTAGGGGACTAGTCTTCAGTAGTAATAAAATGTTGTATGTTGTAGATGGGTGGAATCACAGGGTCCAGGTATTCCAACAAGATGATAAATTTGCGTTTACATTTGGCAGTAAAGGGTCCAACCCTGGACAATTTCAGTTTCCTGTTAGAATAGCAATTGATACTGACAATAGAGTATTAGTTAGTGACCTTTCTGGTAATCATATTAGTCTCTTCAGTCATACTGGCAGTTTTATTAGTAGGATAACATGTGATAGACCATATGCCATTACTGTTAGCCCTGATGGTCACATCATAGCTGGTTGTAGTGGTGATAGGAATAAAATTAGAGTATGGAGCCCCACCCATCAGTTAATAGAACAGTTTGGAAAGATGGGATCTCAACAAGGAGAATTTAAGGATATTAATGGTATAGCAATAAACTATTCTACTGGTAGTGTTTATGTTGTGGAGTACTCCAACAAGAGACTACAAGTTATCAGTTAA